The DNA region ACAGATGAACCCCTATTACAATGCGAGGAATGCGGCTCGGTCCACAAGGAAAAAAAGCCCAGGAAAGTGCCGGTGAGGGTTATAGTAAGTAAAGGAGAGAAATCCTTACATTTGCAGACTTTGCTTTCAGGTATCATAAGAGTCGACGACGAGCTGATCGTCGATGATGAGGTCTCAGGCGAGGCGTACCTGGTAAAAATAAGCTCTATCGAAGTGGGGGATAAAAGAAAAGAAGGTGCTTCTGCCGGGACAATAAAAACGTTGTGGGCGCGTGCAGTTGATGAAGTTGTCGTAAAGATTGCCATAAGTCACAGACAGACCACGGAATCGATAGAGATGAGAGTTCCAGGCGAGAAAGAATTCACTATCGGAGACAAAGTCAGGGTGAACGATCGTGAATTGAAGATCATACGGATAAAGATAAGGGATGGCGGCTTCAAAAGCAGAAAAGGCATTGCGGTAGCTGCAAAGGATATCAAGCGCATCTATGCCGATTCGGGGGTCAAAGAACCAAGAAGGATCTCAAAAGGAGGGGAACGTATCAAGATCAAAAAGCGGGAGTCGGTATGGAGTTTGAGACAAAAAAAGCCAGGCTTATAGAGGAACTGAGACAGCATGCCATAAGCGATCGTGTGCTGGATGCAATGAGGCGCGTCCCGCGGCACCTCTTTGTACCTGAAAATGAGCGGGGTAATGCATATGCAGATTACCCTTTGCCTATAGGCTGCGGGCAGACGATATCTGCCCCGCATATGGTTGCCATAATGTGCGACCTTCTGGATATCCAGGATGGGATGAAGGTGCTTGAGATAGGAGCAGGTTCTGGATATCATGCGGCCGTAATGGGGATACTTGCAGGCAGCGGTCATGTTTATGCGGTCGAAGTCATAGAGTCCCTCGCTTTATTTGCCCGTGATAACCTGGAAAAAGCGGGTATAACGAACGTGACCGTACTCGTAGAAGATGGTTCCCTGGGTCTTCCGCGTTTTGCACCTTATGACAGGATCAGCGTTGCTGCCGCATCTCCCGATATACTTGAGCCTTTGACGGATCAGCTGAAGATAGGTGGGAAGCTAATAATCCCTGTGGGTAGATTTTTCCAGGAACTTTATCTGGTGACAAAAATTGACGGACTGAAAAAAGAGGCCAAAGGAGGCGTCGTTTTCGTGCCCCTTGTGGGAAAAAAAGGTTTCAAATTCAGATAGGATGAAGTTCACCCGTTTGGATTTTCTGCACCAGACTGTTCCATTCGTTCTTTTTCAGACGTACAATATTTGAGCCTTCGCCGATCAAAACATCCTCTCCGGCGACTTCGACTGCCGGACAGCAACTCTTCTCACAGATATATACTTTCATCGGATCACCGCTCCTTTAAAAGCTCATTTGTAGATATTAAGGTTTCGTTCATGGAAAAGTCTCCCTTTTATTGGTTGGAGGAATCATTTTTCGAATTGTAAAATGTGCAGGCATTATTGATTATGGTAGAACCATTATTTCCGCTCTGGCAGCCCAGCATGAAGTTCAATAGTTCCTCGATCTCAGGTGAGGACACGTTTGGTAATTGTATGACAACGGGTTTTTTTGGCGGTCCAATCTCAGGCTTTTTGGGAGCAGGAGTTGAAGGAGGTGGTGTCGGGGTTGTGACCTCAGGGGGAGGCGTAACTATAATCTCGGGAGGTTCTGTTTTTTGGGGGGTTGCCTGTACTTCAGGAGCCCTGATCCCGATTTCCTGTTCCGGGCTCACAGACCTCACCTTTCCGCCTTTGGTGCCAAGTTCATAGTATTCAGCCACGGCTCCCGGGAGCCTGACAGGCCCATTTGAGTTTATTTTGATCGCATAGGTGAAAGCTGCTTGCTCGCCTGCCTGAAGGTACGCATCGAACTCTGTGCTGCCGTTTACCAGCGTTGTAGACTCGGGGAGCGTATCATTTATTGTGACTTTCGTGGGAGTGCTTCCCGTATTCTCAACCTCTACCGTGACGGTGACCGTATCTCCCGGGCTGATTTCTGAAACATCTGTCTTCTTTGTGACGGCGATCATTGGTCCATAGATTATGACCACGGGATGGTTTGATTGTATGGAATAATATTCATTCTGTTGCCTGAACTCAGCCATTGCAGATGTCATTACAATTCCATCTTTGTTGGGCGTCAGAGGTTTTAACAGATAATGGAAGTCCCAATATCCGCCTGCAGGAATATCAATGACCCAATGGAGCGAATTATTATTCAAAAGTTTAAATTCGGGGGGAACGGAATCAGTAATACTCACGTTTTTAAGGTCATACTTACCTCCATTTGTCAGGGAAAGTGAGACCATTATATTGTCTTTCAGATAGGCCTTATCATTTGCGCTTTTTCTAATGGAAAGGCTCACCGGAGATTCTCCCGATATTGTAACAGTCCTTTCGAACTCAGAATTATAGAAATTATCCATGACATCATATCCACTGATATTTGCTAATATGCTGACGGTTCTCTGTTCTGTTACCGCAGGTGAGAAGAAAGTGACAGTCTTGGTGACTGTCTCTCCTATCCCAATCTTGTCAAAATGATAATTCAAACTTCCCCTTTTTACCTGGAGTTCGGTCTCAAGGTTCGCATCAACGTTGATGGCGTCAGCCGTGCCTGAATTTTCCAGCGTTACTACTGCTACGATTTCAGTGGAAGGCGAGGATGTGTATTCATCCTGTTCGGTATCAGCGGTTATGCCAAGGACAGGCTCCCCTCTTGGGTCCATTTCGAGCACCACCCATGGATTGTAACTTTCAAAAAGCCATTCAGTACCGTATTTTGAGGGCAGCTTTTTTACCGTGATCTTCACGTTGCCGTCCGGGGACACATACGAATCCGCCAGTCCTAATACAGTTGTGTTGATAAAAACGCCGTCTTTTGATATATTCAACCCCACATAGGGTTCAACAGGTTCATCGGGAACTGCTTTATATCTGTCGGATTCCACAGGTGGAGGAAACATCACGACCTTTGCCGTATATCCATTGTAGGTAATCACCTGATCCCTGTAGAGCGTGCTGGAAATCCCCTGTTCCCACTGGATCTTCGTGAGATCGGCAGCCATTGCTTCTCCAGCGAACGCAGTTAAAAGCAGGGCTACCATTAGCCATTTAATCATCCCGTATCTTTTTTCCCCATACTCATTTGCCAAAACATTGAAATCCATAATAGTCTAACATTTTTTCGTATTTTTACGAACAAAATCTATTTTCTACCTGCTCTAAGATTTATCCTATTCTATTAGTTATATGTAAGAAATACTGGTACTTATAATTTCCGATGCCATTAAAGGGTAATTTTGCGATAAATTCAAATGGTATAAAGACATCAAAGAGGATTCATGGCAAAAAAGAAAGAAGGCAGCGGCCTGATGTCCTCTGCAGGCCTTATGAGATATTATGATGCAGAGGAGACGGCTTTTCAGATAGACCCAAAAACCGTGGTCACAGTCGCAGTTATCGCAGGGATAGCAGTCCTGATATTGAATGCTTATTACGGCATCTGGCCGATACGAGGAGGGCCCTGATTAGATATTCAGGACCCTCTCAGTTCTTCCATGTGAAGTATCCTTTTTTTAATGAGTTCATCAGTTCCAATATCATGCCTGCTGTACAGGTGGCCTTTTAAGCCGGATAGGCCAGATTCTGCCCTCTTCTCGGCTTCTCTGATGGTGCCTGCGATACCCAGGATGGCAAGTGCCCTCGAACCTGTGGTGAACACTTTGTTGTCCTTCTCGTAGACGCTCGAATAAAAAAGAAGCGCGTCCCCGCTGTTCCCTGTTTCCACCACCGAATCCCGAATTGGATTATCCGGGTAGCCCGCAGGTACGGCGTACTTGCATACCGTGGCCTGCTTTCTGAACGTGACCTTTATTCTGTCCAGCTGACCGTTCACGATAGCATTACATACCTCCAGGAAATCATTATTGAGAAGGGGGAGCACATTCATGGCTTCAGGGTCGCCGAAACGGGCATTGAACTCTATGACAGAAATACCTTTTTTGGTGGCCATGAACTGGCCGTAAAGGATACCCTGGTAAGGGATCCCGGTCTCAGTCCTTATGGCGCACACCACATCGTTCATTATCTTTTTAGCATCAGTATAATCCGAAACTTTCATGAATGGCAAGATCTCTTTTGAATCTGTGTAGGATCCCATTCCTCCGGTATTTGGGCCTTTATCCCCTTCGTACGCTCGCTTGTGGTCCTGGACTGCGGGAGCGAACGCAAGATTGCTGCCGTCGACAAATGCCTGGACCGTGAATTCCTCGCCTATGAGCCTCTCCTCAATTACAAGGTCATCATTTTTCAATACATCTCTGGCATATTCTTTTGCGCCGTCAATTGCGAAGTGATCACCCATCACCTTCACGCCCTTGCCGCCTGTCAGGCCAGCTGGTTTTATGACGACGTCCTTAAGCTCATCTATGTATTCATCCGTGCCTGCATCGCCTTTTCTGAAAACCTTGAATTGGGGTAAGCCCTGGATGTTGTACTTCTTCATGAAATTGCGAGTCCAGGCTTTGTCAAATTCGATCTGCGCTGCGAGGCGCCGTGGCCCCACAACAGGGATACCCGCATCCCAGAGCAGATCCGATATTCCAGCTGCAAGCGGCGTCTCGGGGCCGATGATTGCAAGTTCTATGCCTCTTGAAAGCGCATAATCAACAATGGCTCTATCAGTCTCTTTTATCAGCAGGAAATCTTTACACAGCCGTGCTATGCCAGGGTTCTTCTTGCTCATTGCAGCGTAAAGCTCCGGGTTCTTCTTGCTCCGGGCTATGGCCTCCGCGATGGCATGCTCCCGCCCTCCGCTTCCGATTAAAAGCACCTTCATATTCTCTCTCAGAATGTTTTTTCAGATAAAAATGTTCTGGTTAAATAATTGGAGACTTTTTATTATTTTCTGGTTTGAAAACCACGGAGTCTGCCATGAACTGTAGTTCATAAATGAACATGAAAAAAACAAAAATATTCAGAAAGACAGCGAACTAATACAAACTGAAACGAATTATGCTAAACCCCATATTACTTATTTCTAATTTCTTTATAATTAAATACCGATAAAATATAGAAAAATAATGACGTTTCAATAAACGCCTTAATTTGCAATAAAGGAAAGATATTTTCGGGTTGTGTTGCGTTGACGGGAGTTTTAACTGTCTGAACTTAACTGTTGCATGAGAGTTGCACAGCATTTGAGTGGAGTAGGTTGCGTTTATACCGCAGGACAGGCATTAAAACATTTATTTATCTGAGAGTTCTGTGACCTGGAGGATTAAGTATGGGAGATAAAAAAATATATTGCATTGATTGTAACAAAGATTTCATTTTCACAGAAGGCGAGCAACAATTCTTTGAAGAGAAGGGATACAGTGAGCCAATTAGGTGCAAGGACTGTCGGAATAAAAGAAAGACTGAAAAAAGAACCACTAGCTTTAGACCATATTAATATGTGAGTCATGCCTACCTTCGATATAACTGAAAAGCGTCCCCGCATAAACATCTTCAAAATCAGCGGCGCCTACTATTTCAAACACTTTTTCGATGACCCTGAACTATTCAGGGAACTTGAACCATATTATGAAACGGCAAGTTACAGGTTCAAAATGGCAACTGCAGGGGAGAGAAATAAAGTCATGAAGCTCCTTGATAGAAAAGGCTTTGACCCAAATATAATCGAAGACCCTGCTCCCTATACAGTAGAAATTAACAAGTATCAGAAATATGGCGAGCTTCTGAAGAATTCGAAAGAAAGTTATCCACTACGGGATAAGGTGGTTCTGGTCATGAGAGATATTGTGTGGGTTGAGCAGGCTTTGGTTATGGGTGCTAAAATGCAGGAGCATCAGTAGCAGCAGATTACAAATCAGTGTGCATGGCGACAGTATCTTAGCAAAACTTATATATTATAATAATAAATTAATGATAAGACAACGGAATGTTGTCAGGGTATGAAAATATGGCGAAAACAAGAAGTAAGAAAATAATGGGAAGAAGTTTTGTTTTAAGAGCAAAGAACGGTAAAGAGACTGGAGTATTTTCAGGAAGTCAGCCACGACAAGCAGCATTGAAAGCAGCTAACCGCAGCAAAGGAACAAAATCAAATCCTGCCGAAATAAGACTAAGGGAAAGAGGAACAAAGAAAGTCCATATATTTAAAGGATGGAAAGTGCTCGTTTCTGCACCGAAAAATAAACCTTCCTGGATGCCTGCCAAGATTAATAAGCCCAATGTAAAGAAGGCAGGCGTTGAAAAACTAAAGAAAATTTAGAATGACATAGACATCAATGCAGATTGAGGATTGGGAGCAAAGAAGGTTTAAATGGATGCAAGGGATTAAACCTTCTCAATCCTCAACCTGCCTAACCTTATGATAGCACAATAGCGGTTTCTGACCATTATCCTGGTTGTCAGTAAAAGGTGATGGTACTCTATGGAAGAAGTAAGAAAAGTCCAAATAAGAAATTTTATCAAAAAAGAATTTAACATTGAGATTGATGAAAAGTATATTGAAGATTATGATGAAGCTTTGACGCATTATAACGACAATAGAACTAAAGGGACTCGTAAGCCAGAAAGACTTGCGTTTTTAGGCGATTCATATCTTGAATATATCGTGCGAAAATATTTGTTTCATAAAGATAATTTTAATCTCGGACAAATGGATTCATTAAAACAGGGGTTAGTTGGTAACGAAAATGGTTGGCGAAAGATAGCAGAAAAAATTGGATTAGGTGAACAGATGGTTTATATCCAACAAAATCAACGGATTCCACGTTCTATCTACTCGACCAAAGAATTAGCTCGCTCATTTGAAGCATTGGCAGCAGTTTTATCTTACGATTGTCCAAATAACGCCGAAGAAAAATTGATAGCTTTGTTCATCAAATTGGGCTATTTACAAAATTTGAGCAAACCTGATGACCTTGGACGGCTTGAAGAAGCTTTAGCCACCTATGATAAGGCTATTGAAATTAACCCAAAAGATGAGAAGGCATGGGTTGATAAGGGCAGTGCTCTTGATGACCTTGGACGGGAGGAAGAAGCTTTAGTCTGCTATGATAAGGCTATTGAAATTAACCCAAAAGATGCGAGGGTATGGAGTTTGAAGAGCTGGGCTCTTGATGACCTTGGACGGGATGAAGAAGCTGAAGCCTGCCGTGATAAGGTTCAGAACCTATTCCGATGCTTGTGACTGCATTATAACCTTCAAACGAAGACAGTGGGGCACAAAATGAAAAAATGGCAAAGCTCTGTGCTCTCTGTGTGCTGGTATGAAAAACGGGACAACTTCAACCGGCTAAAATGAGCAAACGAAGCAACAATTTTAAAATAGATTTTATAACTTAAAGAATTTTCCAACTAAAGCAATAAAATAATACTTAAAGTAATCTTTATTTTTCATCTCAAATATAAAGCTACAGCTAATAGCTACGGTCAATCAGGATGATATCATCTTTATTTTCTATGCGTTTGCCGCACTTTTATTGATAGAATACCCCGCTTCACAGAGTATTCCAATCATATCATCAATACTAAAGTCTTTCACTGGAATAAATTTTGGAAGTTTGAATTTCTTTTGTTTGCCCTCTTCTTCCGAATACGTTTCCTTAAACTTTAGCAGGTGATGTATGATACTTACAAGCTTTCTTGCAAGAGCAACAATTGCTTTTTTATGACCTTTTTTTGCCTTGATTCTTTGATAAAAAATCCTAAGCTTATTAGGTCTTCCAATAGCGATGGAATTAGCTGCCAGAACAAGGACTGTCCTTAAAAATTTATTTCCTTTTTTAGTAATATGTCCATTTGAAGATTTTCCTGCAGATTCATTAATTGAAGGAGCTAGTCCACTCCAACCTACAAGTTTCTTAGGTTTAGAGAAAACATCTATATTCTCGATTTCAGCCATTACAGCAGCCGCTGTTGTAAAACCTACACCTGGAATGCTCATCAGTATTTCCATTTCTTTTTGCATTCCTTTCAAATTATGATTGATCTTTGAGTCAAATTCTTTGATTTTCTGATCGAGAAATTTAACTGAATCAAGACATTGTTTTATTACAAAAATGTCGTTCTGACTTAATTCTCCTTTCAGTGAGGTCCTTATTTCTGTTTTCTTAATTTTTATCCTCTTGCTTTTGATTTCAACAAATATTTGATCAATGGTTCTTCCATTCAATATCCCGTTCAGGATAATTTTTCCAGATTTTCCAAATATGTCTGTAAGGACTCCTGAAATATGAATTCCTGCACGAGATAATACTTTATGAACTCTGTTTTTGAAAACTGTTCTTGACTGAGTTAATTTTACATGAGATCTTGTCAATTCCCTGATCTCTCGTATTTCTTTTGGAGGGATATATGATGGTTTTATTTGACCGTTGAGGCAAATCTCAGCTATCCATTCAGAATCAAGAGTATCGTTCTTTCGTCCCGGAATATTCTTTATCTGTAATGGATTCGCAATTATTGTTTCAACTTTACCTTCCAATAATGTATGTGTTGGAATCCAATAGACTCCAGTTGATTCGATCGCTACTCTCTGACATTTATTATCTACTATCCATTCTCTCAGATTCAGTAAATCTTCTACACATGTACTGAATCTCCTGGTATCTTTTGTACCAGCCAGATCAAGCATCGTTGCCATTAAAAACGCTTGATGCATATCTATTCCACAAGCTTTTTCTACACGTATATTCATAGATTATTCACCCTGACTAAAGGGTTCTGATATGAGCAGAGAAATGAATTATATGGAACATTCTGGTATCCGTACTCTAAGGTACATTCATTTATTCGCAGAATGTTAACCAGACTCTGTGACGAGTTCAAGACCCAGACACAGATTGGTCTACTCTGCTCATACCAGATATTAGTAAAACAGGGCAACTAATATGTATTTTTTCATGTTCATTTATGAACCGCAGTTCATAGCCGACTCTGTGGTTGATTACCTATGGTAATATTCCTTTTTCCAGAAGAGATTAAAAAGTCTCAATAATTGAGAGGGTTCATCTGGAATGGGAATGTGAAGAGCCGCAATAAATGCCCATGTACTATTGATGAACAGACGCTCTTGATGGAGTTAGAATTCAAGTGTATGACACAGAAACCTGCAATAACATTTAATACGTGGGGATGTTATAAATTTAGAATGCTGGGATGCAATGATACCTGAAGAGATTCTTGGATATTCTTTCAAAAATGAATATTATTTAAACCGGGCTTTGACGCGCAAAGCTTACGCAAACGAACTAAAGCAGCAAAATAAAGAGTGTGAAGACCAGGAAATATATCGAACTCTTGGTGACGCGGTGTTGAAATTGGCACTGGTAGATCTGTTGATAAAATCGGGTTGCAATACAAGGGATGAGATAACCAGTAAGAAAAAAGATCTAGAGCGAGAGGAGGGACTTGCAGAAATAGGTCGGCAGCTTGGGATCGGACCAGCCATTAAATTGGGTGTTGGAGAGAAAAAGCAGAGAGCGGATGAAGAGCCAAAAGTCCTCGCTGAAACGCTGGAAGCATTGATAGCTGCAATTTATTATGACGGGGGATTTGATGCAGCCAAGGCGGTCATTGGTAAATGGTTCAGGATTTAATAAGGCCATCCTGAGGGTTCGACGAAAAAAACCGCAGATAAAGGCGCCCAGAGTCACGCCTCTGGAGGGCGTGTACACGTATTGCTTCGCAATACGTGGGCGCGGAGTCGAGAACCCGCAGGGTTTCGGCATGATGAACGCAGATATTTTATTGTTTTGGAAATAATGTTTATTCAAAGTGATCCGCAATATTAAACAGGAAACGGGTTTTAATAGCCGCCAGGTCAAAATAGGCGCATGCGGTTTCGAAAGATAATCCATATCCTGGGCGTCCTGATCCCGGTAGCTGCCGGGACAATAGGAAAAATCCAGACACTGGCACTCGTTTTGGTCGGATTTTGCATTTATCTTGCGCTCGAAGCTTTGAAACCAAAGATCAGCCGGGATTTTCTTTTACGGGTGTACAGGGAAAATGAGCTGAAAGGTTTATCAATAGAACCGTTTTCGTATTTTATTTCGATTTTGTCTCTTCTATCCCTATCGTTTTTCATAGATGAGAGAATATGTTTTGCTGCAATTGCGATCCTGGCGGTGGGTGATGGTTTTGCTGGTGCCATAGGAAAAAGTTATGGCAGGCACGGTCTTCCATTTAACGAAAATAAGTCATGGGAAGGTACATTATCTGGCTTCATAGTTGCCTCAGTAGCCGGGTTCTATTTTGCAGGTCCCATAGCGATAATCGGGAGTTTTTTCGGGATGCTGGCAGATGCTGTCAGCAAACATGACAACCTTTCCG from Candidatus Methanoperedens sp. includes:
- a CDS encoding HVO_0476 family zinc finger protein, producing the protein MEKIESPCPSCSPDASVSHIMLKDTDEPLLQCEECGSVHKEKKPRKVPVRVIVSKGEKSLHLQTLLSGIIRVDDELIVDDEVSGEAYLVKISSIEVGDKRKEGASAGTIKTLWARAVDEVVVKIAISHRQTTESIEMRVPGEKEFTIGDKVRVNDRELKIIRIKIRDGGFKSRKGIAVAAKDIKRIYADSGVKEPRRISKGGERIKIKKRESVWSLRQKKPGL
- a CDS encoding protein-L-isoaspartate(D-aspartate) O-methyltransferase, translated to MEFETKKARLIEELRQHAISDRVLDAMRRVPRHLFVPENERGNAYADYPLPIGCGQTISAPHMVAIMCDLLDIQDGMKVLEIGAGSGYHAAVMGILAGSGHVYAVEVIESLALFARDNLEKAGITNVTVLVEDGSLGLPRFAPYDRISVAAASPDILEPLTDQLKIGGKLIIPVGRFFQELYLVTKIDGLKKEAKGGVVFVPLVGKKGFKFR
- a CDS encoding preprotein translocase subunit Sec61beta; the encoded protein is MAKKKEGSGLMSSAGLMRYYDAEETAFQIDPKTVVTVAVIAGIAVLILNAYYGIWPIRGGP
- the purD gene encoding phosphoribosylamine--glycine ligase, with protein sequence MKVLLIGSGGREHAIAEAIARSKKNPELYAAMSKKNPGIARLCKDFLLIKETDRAIVDYALSRGIELAIIGPETPLAAGISDLLWDAGIPVVGPRRLAAQIEFDKAWTRNFMKKYNIQGLPQFKVFRKGDAGTDEYIDELKDVVIKPAGLTGGKGVKVMGDHFAIDGAKEYARDVLKNDDLVIEERLIGEEFTVQAFVDGSNLAFAPAVQDHKRAYEGDKGPNTGGMGSYTDSKEILPFMKVSDYTDAKKIMNDVVCAIRTETGIPYQGILYGQFMATKKGISVIEFNARFGDPEAMNVLPLLNNDFLEVCNAIVNGQLDRIKVTFRKQATVCKYAVPAGYPDNPIRDSVVETGNSGDALLFYSSVYEKDNKVFTTGSRALAILGIAGTIREAEKRAESGLSGLKGHLYSRHDIGTDELIKKRILHMEELRGS
- a CDS encoding zinc-ribbon domain containing protein; this translates as MGDKKIYCIDCNKDFIFTEGEQQFFEEKGYSEPIRCKDCRNKRKTEKRTTSFRPY
- a CDS encoding non-histone chromosomal MC1 family protein produces the protein MAKTRSKKIMGRSFVLRAKNGKETGVFSGSQPRQAALKAANRSKGTKSNPAEIRLRERGTKKVHIFKGWKVLVSAPKNKPSWMPAKINKPNVKKAGVEKLKKI
- a CDS encoding tetratricopeptide repeat protein, translated to MEEVRKVQIRNFIKKEFNIEIDEKYIEDYDEALTHYNDNRTKGTRKPERLAFLGDSYLEYIVRKYLFHKDNFNLGQMDSLKQGLVGNENGWRKIAEKIGLGEQMVYIQQNQRIPRSIYSTKELARSFEALAAVLSYDCPNNAEEKLIALFIKLGYLQNLSKPDDLGRLEEALATYDKAIEINPKDEKAWVDKGSALDDLGREEEALVCYDKAIEINPKDARVWSLKSWALDDLGRDEEAEACRDKVQNLFRCL
- a CDS encoding IS110 family transposase encodes the protein MNIRVEKACGIDMHQAFLMATMLDLAGTKDTRRFSTCVEDLLNLREWIVDNKCQRVAIESTGVYWIPTHTLLEGKVETIIANPLQIKNIPGRKNDTLDSEWIAEICLNGQIKPSYIPPKEIREIRELTRSHVKLTQSRTVFKNRVHKVLSRAGIHISGVLTDIFGKSGKIILNGILNGRTIDQIFVEIKSKRIKIKKTEIRTSLKGELSQNDIFVIKQCLDSVKFLDQKIKEFDSKINHNLKGMQKEMEILMSIPGVGFTTAAAVMAEIENIDVFSKPKKLVGWSGLAPSINESAGKSSNGHITKKGNKFLRTVLVLAANSIAIGRPNKLRIFYQRIKAKKGHKKAIVALARKLVSIIHHLLKFKETYSEEEGKQKKFKLPKFIPVKDFSIDDMIGILCEAGYSINKSAANA